The following are encoded in a window of Candidatus Zixiibacteriota bacterium genomic DNA:
- the pstA gene encoding phosphate ABC transporter permease PstA: protein MASISESVTAASASFTPYNFGPKSKGTIPRGLTLTAVLIIVLILAVILFNIILGGIGIISWDFLSRPPEQGMEAGGIFPAIFGTVALVFLMVIAVIPFGVLTAIYLHEYTRPDSLTTRLIRVAVNNLAGVPSIVFGLFGLGFFVGFIGSGIDSIFYEPGRPVWGQPAIIWAALTLSILTMPVVIVSTEEALRAIPRELKEASYALGATKLQTIVRIIVPQAMPGIFTGAILGISRGAGEVAPIMFTGAAYYLPYLPTQLNDQFMDLGYHIYVMATQSPDVEKTKPILYGTVLVLLILTFLLNFVAIFIRSRIRTRRVNA from the coding sequence ATGGCTTCCATAAGCGAAAGTGTTACCGCCGCCAGCGCCTCATTTACACCGTACAATTTTGGTCCCAAATCCAAGGGGACCATACCGCGCGGTCTCACCCTGACTGCCGTCCTTATCATTGTGCTGATTCTGGCAGTAATACTTTTCAATATCATCCTCGGCGGAATAGGCATCATCTCCTGGGATTTCTTGAGCCGCCCTCCGGAACAGGGGATGGAAGCGGGCGGTATCTTCCCGGCAATATTCGGAACCGTGGCATTGGTTTTCCTCATGGTTATTGCTGTCATCCCCTTTGGCGTTCTGACAGCCATCTATCTTCACGAATATACCCGTCCTGACTCGTTAACCACCCGTCTCATCCGGGTGGCAGTCAATAACCTCGCCGGCGTGCCGTCGATAGTCTTCGGGCTTTTTGGACTCGGCTTTTTTGTCGGCTTTATCGGCTCCGGCATCGATTCAATCTTTTATGAACCGGGGCGCCCGGTCTGGGGTCAGCCGGCAATCATCTGGGCCGCCCTGACACTCTCCATTCTCACTATGCCGGTTGTTATTGTCTCTACCGAGGAAGCGCTTCGCGCCATTCCCCGCGAGCTGAAAGAAGCCAGTTATGCTCTCGGTGCCACCAAACTTCAGACCATTGTTCGTATTATCGTACCGCAGGCAATGCCGGGGATTTTCACCGGAGCCATTCTTGGCATTAGCCGCGGAGCCGGTGAAGTGGCTCCTATCATGTTTACCGGGGCGGCATATTATCTGCCTTACCTGCCGACCCAACTGAATGACCAATTTATGGATTTAGGATATCATATTTATGTTATGGCGACTCAGTCTCCCGATGTTGAGAAAACCAAGCCGATTCTCTATGGCACCGTACTGGTGCTGCTCATCTTGACTTTTCTGTTGAATTTCGTCGCCATTTTTATCCGCTCCCGAATCAGAACGAGGCGCGTAAATGCTTGA
- the pstB gene encoding phosphate ABC transporter ATP-binding protein PstB encodes MTVRNLNFFYGSAQALHDVSLNIEEHMVTALIGPSGCGKSTFLRTLNRMNETIPGTRMEGTVLLDDIDIYRDVKDVSAIRTRVGMVFQKSNPFPKPIFDNVAYGLRVNGIKDRRVVEEAVEDALRRAYLWEEVKDKLSHSAYLLSGGQQQRLCIARALAVRPEVLLMDEPASALDPISTSKIEDLIAELKNNYTIVIVTHNMQQAARISDFTAFFYEGYMVEFGETKTIFTKPSLKRTEDYITGRFG; translated from the coding sequence ATGACTGTCAGAAATCTTAATTTCTTCTACGGCAGCGCTCAGGCTCTTCATGATGTTTCCCTGAATATCGAAGAACATATGGTTACAGCCCTCATCGGTCCCTCGGGATGCGGCAAATCGACCTTCCTGCGGACTCTCAACCGTATGAACGAAACTATCCCCGGCACTCGCATGGAAGGAACGGTGCTCCTTGATGACATCGACATTTATAGAGATGTTAAGGATGTCTCCGCTATCCGCACCCGTGTAGGCATGGTCTTTCAGAAGTCAAATCCCTTTCCCAAACCGATTTTCGACAATGTCGCCTACGGTTTAAGAGTTAACGGGATTAAAGACCGCCGGGTTGTGGAGGAAGCGGTTGAAGATGCCTTGCGGCGCGCCTATCTCTGGGAAGAAGTCAAAGACAAATTGAGCCACAGCGCCTATCTTCTCTCCGGCGGGCAGCAGCAGCGTCTCTGTATCGCCCGGGCTCTGGCAGTCCGACCCGAGGTTCTCCTGATGGATGAGCCGGCCTCCGCCCTTGACCCCATTTCCACTTCTAAAATTGAAGATTTGATTGCCGAATTAAAGAATAACTATACAATTGTGATTGTTACGCATAATATGCAGCAGGCGGCGCGTATCTCCGATTTCACCGCCTTCTTCTATGAAGGATATATGGTTGAATTTGGCGAAACCAAGACCATCTTCACCAAACCGTCGCTGAAAAGAACTGAAGACTACATTACCGGCCGTTTCGGATGA
- the pstC gene encoding phosphate ABC transporter permease subunit PstC — protein MEKYQFKPKSRLREFIGEKFIALNALAALIGILLIFTFIFKEAVPIFTDREVQEEASLSKMLYKQVYYEGREPKWSWQPNSTVPKYSLLPLFLGTIKAAIVAMLFAVPLAVGAAIYTSEFASRRMRELIKPVIELLAGLPSVVLGFFALVILATALQKTFGFTYRLNAINAGVALGIAVIPIIFTVAEDAMNAVPKSLRDAAIALGANPWQVSFTMVLPAALPGIAAGVVLGFGRAIGETMIVLMASGNAAIISAGFTESVRTFSATIAAELAEVVFGSPHYNVLFFIGTLLFIFTFVINLGGDFILSRLKEKLQGRS, from the coding sequence ATGGAAAAGTACCAATTTAAGCCGAAATCAAGACTTCGAGAGTTTATTGGCGAGAAATTCATCGCCCTGAATGCCCTCGCCGCTCTTATCGGCATCCTCCTCATATTTACTTTCATCTTCAAGGAGGCCGTGCCTATTTTCACCGACCGGGAGGTTCAGGAAGAAGCCAGTCTCTCCAAGATGTTGTACAAACAGGTCTATTATGAAGGGCGAGAACCGAAATGGTCCTGGCAGCCCAACTCCACCGTTCCCAAATATTCTCTCCTGCCGCTGTTTCTCGGGACGATAAAAGCCGCCATTGTGGCGATGCTATTTGCCGTGCCTCTGGCGGTCGGCGCCGCCATATATACTTCCGAGTTCGCCTCCCGAAGAATGCGTGAATTAATCAAGCCGGTCATTGAACTTCTGGCCGGGCTTCCTTCGGTCGTCCTCGGCTTCTTTGCTCTGGTGATACTTGCCACGGCATTGCAGAAAACATTCGGCTTCACCTACCGTCTTAACGCAATAAACGCTGGTGTCGCCCTTGGCATTGCGGTAATCCCGATAATCTTTACCGTCGCTGAAGATGCCATGAATGCTGTTCCCAAGTCTCTCCGGGATGCCGCAATTGCCCTTGGCGCCAATCCCTGGCAGGTATCTTTCACTATGGTTCTGCCGGCCGCTCTGCCCGGAATTGCCGCCGGGGTAGTCCTCGGTTTCGGAAGAGCCATAGGCGAAACGATGATTGTGCTGATGGCTTCCGGCAATGCCGCCATCATCTCCGCCGGTTTCACCGAATCAGTCAGGACCTTTTCCGCTACTATTGCGGCCGAATTGGCTGAGGTGGTCTTTGGAAGTCCGCATTATAATGTGCTCTTCTTTATCGGGACACTCTTATTTATATTCACATTTGTCATAAATCTCGGCGGGGATTTCATTCTCAGTCGCCTCAAAGAAAAATTGCAGGGGAGAAGCTAA
- the phoU gene encoding phosphate signaling complex protein PhoU codes for MTRHFQREVDLIKKKILSLSAIVEESVHHAVRAISERDLKLANKVIENDEEIDQMEVEVEEECLKTLALNQPVAIDLRFIIAVLKINNDLERIGDLAVNIAERAAFLATKERIDIPFDFRGMSEKAKEMLHKSLDALVNMDSHLAREVMLADDEVDEMHRKMYAQVQEGILKEPNKLDCLINLLAVSRQLERIADHATNIAEDVVYTIDGEIVRHGKIDFYASKNGKSPQ; via the coding sequence ATGACCCGACATTTCCAGCGCGAAGTTGACCTGATTAAGAAAAAGATACTCTCTTTGAGCGCCATTGTCGAAGAAAGTGTGCATCATGCCGTCCGCGCCATAAGCGAGCGTGACCTCAAACTGGCTAATAAAGTCATCGAAAATGACGAAGAGATCGACCAGATGGAAGTCGAAGTGGAAGAGGAATGCCTCAAGACGCTGGCTCTTAATCAGCCGGTGGCGATTGACCTGCGCTTCATCATCGCCGTTCTTAAAATCAACAACGACCTCGAAAGAATCGGCGACCTGGCCGTCAATATCGCTGAGCGGGCCGCTTTCCTTGCCACCAAAGAGCGAATCGATATCCCTTTTGATTTCCGTGGAATGTCGGAAAAAGCCAAAGAAATGCTGCACAAGAGTCTTGATGCCCTGGTTAATATGGATTCCCATCTTGCCCGCGAAGTCATGCTGGCCGATGACGAAGTTGACGAGATGCACCGTAAAATGTACGCCCAAGTGCAGGAGGGGATTCTCAAAGAGCCGAACAAGTTGGACTGTCTGATAAATCTCCTGGCAGTATCGCGGCAGTTGGAGCGCATTGCCGACCACGCCACCAATATTGCCGAAGATGTTGTCTATACTATTGACGGCGAAATTGTCCGCCATGGCAAAATTGATTTCTATGCGTCAAAAAACGGGAAATCGCCGCAGTAG
- a CDS encoding PstS family phosphate ABC transporter substrate-binding protein: MKRIALIAGLVLATFSIALAGNITIKGSDTLVRLGQKWAEEYMKKNPGSVIQVSGGGSGTGIAALINGTTEICQSSRPMKEKEYKLAKDKGVTPHEVAVALDGIAVFLHEKNPVAELTLAQLKGIYTGVITNWKEFGGPDQKIILYGRENNSGTYAFFKEHVLNEEDYADQTQTLPGTAAVVNAVSKDEWGIGYGGIAWAKGVKDCAVKKDDSSQAVLPTMETVSGGSYPISRELYWYFNGVPTGELKELVNWALSPEGQKVAEEVDYIPLPKEIAEKNLIK, from the coding sequence ATGAAAAGGATAGCTTTAATTGCCGGTTTGGTTCTGGCGACTTTCAGCATCGCGCTGGCCGGCAATATTACAATCAAAGGTTCCGACACCCTGGTTCGCCTCGGGCAGAAATGGGCCGAGGAATATATGAAGAAAAACCCCGGCTCCGTCATCCAGGTTTCCGGGGGCGGTTCCGGCACCGGCATTGCCGCCCTTATAAATGGTACCACCGAAATTTGCCAATCCTCTCGTCCTATGAAAGAGAAGGAATACAAATTGGCGAAGGATAAAGGTGTTACCCCGCATGAAGTAGCGGTGGCGCTGGATGGAATTGCTGTCTTCCTCCACGAGAAAAATCCGGTCGCAGAACTTACCCTGGCTCAGCTTAAAGGTATTTACACCGGAGTCATCACCAACTGGAAAGAGTTCGGCGGACCTGACCAGAAAATTATCCTCTACGGACGTGAAAATAACTCCGGCACCTATGCCTTTTTCAAAGAGCATGTTCTCAATGAAGAGGACTACGCTGACCAAACCCAGACTCTTCCCGGCACCGCCGCCGTTGTCAACGCCGTTTCCAAGGATGAATGGGGAATCGGCTACGGCGGTATCGCCTGGGCAAAAGGAGTCAAGGACTGCGCCGTAAAAAAGGACGACAGCTCGCAAGCGGTTCTGCCGACAATGGAAACAGTCTCCGGCGGTTCCTACCCGATATCTCGTGAACTCTACTGGTATTTCAATGGCGTCCCTACCGGCGAGCTCAAAGAGCTGGTAAACTGGGCCCTTTCTCCGGAAGGACAGAAAGTGGCGGAGGAAGTTGACTATATTCCGCTCCCCAAAGAAATTGCTGAAAAGAATCTGATTAAATGA
- the pnpS gene encoding two-component system histidine kinase PnpS → MPRKKILWRLFPSYLIITFFILITVGWLGQNTIRKAWLAETRESLRSRLELFGSFIADHVSAGQYAVVDSLCKEMGRRSATRFTMILPSGKVVGDSRENPSDMDNHSNRPEVQDALTSGAGVSIRYSNTVYYTLMYLAQPLRRNGANIGVIRAAVSIESINDAINGIRIRMALGLLIITVLVAVVSLYFSRRISRPIEELRDTAARFARGELSSRIYLKDSEEIEALALAMNEMAANINERLNTITRQRNEREAILASMVEGVLAVDNDEKIISMNQAAARLVGVDLNRAIGKTVPEIIRNHDLNLAVKSALASPQPVEREVYIPGASEQFLQAHGATLRDANGNIIGALIVLNDVTRIRKLETMRRDFVANVSHELRTPLTTIQGFVETLLDGALKNPEEAERFLKIIEKQVDRLNALIADLLSLSRLEDESQRASLELEEFGLRELLSDCLQACEIKAKERSVELSLDCPENLTVMANAPLLEQAVVNLIDNSIKYSEPNSLVAVAAKEDSASVHISVSDKGCGIESEHISRIFERFYRIDKGRSRAMGGTGLGLAIVKHIVLAHKGKINVESAVGKGSAFTIILPRN, encoded by the coding sequence ATGCCGCGCAAGAAAATCCTCTGGCGTCTATTTCCTTCTTATTTGATTATCACCTTTTTCATTCTGATAACCGTCGGCTGGTTGGGCCAGAATACAATCCGCAAGGCCTGGCTCGCCGAAACCCGCGAGAGCCTGCGCTCCCGTTTGGAGCTATTCGGCAGTTTTATAGCCGACCACGTCTCCGCCGGGCAGTATGCCGTCGTAGATTCTCTCTGTAAGGAGATGGGACGTCGTTCAGCCACCCGCTTCACCATGATTCTGCCTTCCGGGAAAGTAGTCGGCGACAGCCGGGAAAACCCGAGCGACATGGATAATCACTCAAACCGCCCCGAGGTGCAGGACGCGCTCACCTCCGGCGCCGGCGTCTCTATCCGATACAGCAATACCGTTTATTACACCCTTATGTATCTGGCACAACCGCTGCGCCGGAATGGCGCCAATATCGGGGTAATTCGAGCCGCCGTCTCTATCGAATCGATAAATGACGCCATCAACGGCATTAGAATCAGAATGGCTCTGGGGCTTTTAATTATTACCGTATTGGTGGCGGTGGTCAGCCTTTATTTCAGCCGACGAATCAGCCGCCCTATCGAAGAACTCCGGGATACCGCCGCCAGATTTGCCCGAGGGGAACTAAGTTCGCGGATTTATTTGAAAGATTCCGAAGAAATCGAAGCCCTGGCGCTGGCGATGAACGAAATGGCGGCTAATATCAACGAGCGGCTCAACACCATCACCCGACAGCGCAATGAGCGCGAAGCGATTCTGGCAAGCATGGTGGAAGGAGTCCTGGCGGTTGACAACGACGAAAAGATTATCAGCATGAATCAGGCGGCGGCACGACTTGTCGGGGTGGACCTTAATCGGGCGATAGGGAAGACCGTGCCGGAGATTATCCGCAACCACGACCTCAATCTGGCGGTAAAGAGCGCCCTGGCAAGTCCCCAGCCGGTCGAACGGGAAGTATATATCCCCGGCGCCTCCGAGCAGTTTCTGCAGGCGCATGGCGCTACCCTGCGTGACGCCAACGGAAATATCATTGGCGCCCTGATTGTCTTGAACGATGTCACCCGCATCAGAAAGTTGGAGACGATGCGTCGCGACTTTGTCGCCAATGTCTCCCATGAGCTGCGCACCCCCCTTACCACCATCCAGGGATTTGTGGAAACTCTTCTTGATGGCGCCCTGAAGAATCCCGAGGAAGCGGAGCGTTTTCTCAAAATTATAGAAAAACAGGTGGACCGCCTCAATGCCCTTATCGCCGACCTCCTCAGTCTTTCCCGCTTGGAAGATGAATCCCAGCGCGCATCCCTGGAATTAGAAGAGTTTGGCTTGAGAGAATTGCTTTCTGACTGCCTCCAGGCATGCGAAATTAAAGCGAAGGAAAGAAGCGTTGAGTTGTCGCTCGATTGCCCTGAAAACCTGACGGTCATGGCGAACGCGCCGCTTCTGGAACAGGCGGTCGTCAATCTGATCGATAACAGCATCAAATACTCGGAGCCGAACAGCCTGGTGGCAGTGGCGGCAAAGGAAGATTCAGCCTCCGTTCATATTTCGGTTAGCGACAAGGGCTGCGGCATCGAATCGGAGCATATCTCAAGGATTTTCGAGCGATTCTACCGCATTGATAAGGGGCGAAGCCGCGCTATGGGGGGGACCGGTCTCGGGTTGGCGATTGTCAAACATATTGTTCTGGCACATAAAGGAAAGATTAATGTCGAGAGCGCAGTAGGCAAAGGAAGCGCGTTCACTATAATTCTGCCGCGCAATTAG
- a CDS encoding response regulator transcription factor: MAHENILVVEDEEDILQLIKYNLTKEGYHVTGVGTGEAALKTARQSHPKLIILDLMLPGIDGLEVCQILKHDATTAQIPVIMVTAKGEDSDIITGLEVGADDYIVKPFSPRVLTARVRAIFRRKAKEKTGNLESLKIHEITINPGRHEVLVKDKPIDLTLTEFLILHFLARRPGWVYSRYEIVNGVRGEETIVTDRSVDVQIVGLRKKLGAAGKYIETVRGVGYRFKDK; this comes from the coding sequence ATGGCGCATGAAAATATCCTTGTCGTAGAAGATGAGGAAGATATTCTGCAGTTAATCAAATACAACCTGACCAAAGAGGGGTATCACGTTACCGGCGTCGGCACCGGTGAAGCCGCCCTGAAAACGGCGCGTCAGTCTCACCCCAAATTAATCATTCTTGACCTGATGCTTCCCGGCATCGACGGTCTGGAAGTCTGCCAGATTCTCAAACATGATGCCACCACCGCCCAGATACCGGTCATCATGGTGACCGCCAAGGGTGAGGACTCCGATATTATTACGGGACTTGAGGTTGGAGCCGATGATTATATCGTCAAACCGTTCAGCCCGCGGGTGCTGACCGCCCGCGTCCGCGCCATCTTCCGCAGGAAAGCCAAAGAGAAAACCGGTAACCTCGAATCGTTGAAAATCCATGAAATTACCATCAACCCGGGCCGACATGAAGTGCTTGTTAAAGACAAGCCGATTGACCTCACCCTCACCGAATTCCTCATTCTCCATTTCCTCGCCCGACGTCCCGGCTGGGTTTATTCCCGATATGAGATAGTCAATGGTGTTCGAGGTGAAGAAACCATCGTTACCGACCGCTCGGTCGATGTTCAAATCGTTGGCTTGCGTAAAAAGTTAGGCGCCGCCGGAAAATATATCGAAACCGTCCGGGGAGTGGGATACCGGTTCAAGGATAAGTGA